GCGCCGGGTGGCACCACCGGACTTGATGGTTCCGGCGGAGGCGTCGGCACCGCGCATGAAGGAGACCGGACCCGAGGCGTTGCCTCCGGAGGACAGCAACTCCTTGGAGGAACGGATGCGGGACAGGTTCAGGCCGGCGCCGGAGCCGCCCTTGAAGATCATGCCCTCTTCCTTGTACCAGTCGAGGATCGACTCCATGGAGTCGTCGACGGCCAGGATGAAGCAGGCGGACACCTGCTGGGGCTGGGGCGTTCCGACGTTGAACCAGACCGGAGAGTTGAAGCTGAAGATCTGGTGCAGGAGGGCGTAGGCCAGCTCGTGCTCGAAGATCTCCGCGTCGGCGGGCGAGGCGAAGTAGCTGTAGTCCTCACCAGCCTTGCGGTACGTCTTCACGATGCGGTCGATCAGCTGCTTGAGGCCGGTCTCGCGCTGCGGGGTGCCGACAGCCCCGCGGAAGTACTTGCTGGTGACGATGTTGACCGCGTTCACCGACCAGAAGTCGGGGAACTCGACGCCACGCTGCTCGAAATTGACCGAGCCGTCGCGCCAATTGGTCATGACGACGTCTCGGCGCTCCCAGGCCACCTCGTCGTACGGATGCACGCCGGGGGTCGTGTGGATGCGCTCGATACGCAGACCCTTGCTGGCCTTGGAACCCTTGGCGCGGGAACCTCGTGCCGGGCCGCTCGTCGTCTCGGTCATGCCGCCTCCCTATATCAGGCTAAAACGCCCTGAAGTGCCACGTTGTTCCCATGGCACGGATGTGTGTCTGGTGTCGAGGGCACCCCGGAGGGGGCCCTCGACAGGTCTGGTTCGCCGCCGGCCCGTCGGCCAGCCGGTCAGTCGGCGGCGGTGGCGGGCACCGGGACTTCGACAGTCCCTCCAGGCCCGCAGTCGTTCACGACGCGCTCTCCGCCCGCGTCGCGCGGCTCGGCCTCGAGCCGCTGTTCCCTCAGTTCCCCGATGGCGGCCTCGAAGTCCTCGAGCGAGTCGAAGGCCCGGTACACGGACGCGAAGCGCAGGTAGGCGACAAGGTCGAGCTCCTGCAACGGGCCGAGTATGGCAAGGCCCACGTCGTGAGTGGTGAGCTCGGCGCTTCCGGTTGCCCGCACCGCTTCTTCGACCCGCTGGCCGAGCAGAGCGAGGGCGTCCTCGGTCACAGGCCGTCCCTGGCATGCCTTGCGGACGCCATTGATGACCTTGGTGCGACTGAAGGGTTCCGTCACGCCGCTGCGCTTGACCACCATCAGTGAGCACGTCTCCACGGTCGTGAAACGACGGGAGCAGTCGGGGCACTGACGGCGCCGTCGGATCGACGTGCCGTCATCAGTGGTGCGGCTGTCGACTACGCGGCTGTCGGGGTGCCTGCAGAAGGGGCAGTGCATGGAACTCCCAACCCTCCTTCACGGCACGACTCATAAGCTTCAACGGGCCCTTGGGGCCCTCGAAGCAGCCCCAAGCATAGGCGATCCCGGAGCCCCTGAAAGACCAGGGACCACAACTTCTGGGCTGCTGCCGCAATCCAACCACTAGATCTGGGGTTTGGCCGCTTTTTCGACATCGCGCGTGTCGTGCCGCATCCCGTGACCCCGGACGCACCCGACGGCCACACGCGCCGCTCTGGACGGGGGCCGGTGCCGGATTGACGGGGTGCCGGGTGGCAGTATGGGAGCCCCACCAAGGGGCTCACTGTCCCGGCGGTGAAGCGTACCGTAATGAACCGAATTGCCGTTCGGCCCGAGCGCTAGCCATACACCCAAACACATGATCACGGTAGGTAATCTCCGTTTTTTCACTCGAACGTGTGTTTGGCGCAACCTTTCGAAAGCAACTACCGTTGGCTAGCTAGGGAGAGAACATCTCGAGAGGGGCCGACCGACGTGACCACCACCGCAGACAGCGCCACCATCACTGCCCAGGACCGCTCCCAGAGCCGACTCGAGCCGGTGCATGCCATGAATGACGCAGCCACGAACCAGGAGGGGCCCAAGCCCACTCGCTCCCTGCCGGGCCGACCTCCAGGCATCCGCGCGGACAGCTCGGGGCTCACCGACAGGCAACGCCGAGTGATCGAGGTCATCAGGGACTCCGTGCAGCGGCGTGGCTACCCGCCGTCCATGCGGGAGATCGGTCAGGCGGTCGGACTTTCCAGCACGTCCTCCGTCGCCCACCAGCTGATGGCTCTGGAGCGCAAGGGCTTCCTGCGCCGCGACCCGCACCGCCCGCGTGCGTACGAGGTGCGGGGCTCCGACCAGCCCAGCAGTCAGCCCACCGACACCACCGGCAAGCCTGCCGCGTCGTACGTCCCGCTGGTGGGCCGCATCGCCGCCGGTGGGCCGATCCTCGCCGAGGAATCGGTCGAGGACGTCTTCCCCCTCCCGCGCCAGCTGGTGGGTGACGGCGAGCTCTTCGTACTGAAGGTCGTCGGTGACTCGATGATCGAGGCCGCGATCTGTGACGGCGACTGGGTCACGGTGCGCCGCCAGCCCGTCGCGGAGAACGGCGACATCGTCGCCGCCATGCTGGACGGCGAAGCCACGGTCAAGCGGTTCAAGCGCGAGGACGGCCACGTCTGGCTGCTCCCGCACAACTCCGCGTACCAGCCGATCCCGGGCGACGAGGCGACGATCCTCGGCAAGGTCGTCGCGGTGCTCCGGCGGGTGTGACTCCGCCCCAGACCGGGCCCCGGAACCAACTGCGCCGGTTCCGGGGCCCTGCTGCGTCTGCGACCGCCTGAGGTTCCTGAGGCGCAGGTTCCGCAGGGCGAAGCCGCCGGCCGAACCTCGTAGTAGAGCTCGGGCTCGATCCGGCGCGGGCCTAGGCCTCGGCCGCCTCGGCTGCCTTCGCCGCCGCGTCGATCGCCGCCAGCGAGCGTCGGGCCTGGTTGCGGTCCGTGGTGTACCAGAAGTCGGGCAGCGAGGCCCGCAGGTAGCTGCCGTAGCGGGCGGTGGCAAGGCGGGGGTCCAGGACAGCGACCACTCCACGGTCCCCGGAGGCCCGTACGAGACGGCCCGCGCCCTGGGCCATCAACAGGGCCGCGTGGGTCGCCGCGACCGCCATGAACCCATTGCCACCGGCATCGTCGACCGCCTTCTGGCGAGCGCTCATCAGCGGATCGTCGGGACGCGGGAACGGGATCTTGTCCATGATCACCAGCTGGCAGCTGGTCCCCGGCACGTCGACGCCCTGCCAGAGCGAGAGCGTCCCGAACAAGCAGGTCTTCGAGTCGGCCGCGAAGCCCTTGATCAGCTCTCCCAGCGTCTCCTCGCCCTGCAGGAGGATCGGCATGTCCAGCCGCCCCCGCAGTTCCTCCGCCGCCCCCTGAGCGGCCCGCATCGAGGAGAAGAGACCGAGCGTGCGTCCACCGGCCGCCTCGATCAGCTCGGCGAGCTCGTCCAGCATGTCGCTGCGGGTGCCCTCGCGCCCCGGCCGGGCCAGGTGTTTGGCGACGTACAGGATGCCCTGTTTCCCGTAGTCGAAGGGCGAGCCGACGTCGAGCCCCTTCCACACGGGCGCGTCGTCGGATTCGGTGCCCTCCGGGGCCAGACCGAGCGAGGCCCCCACTCCGTTGAAGTCACCGCCCAGCTTGAGCGTGGCGGAGGTGAGGACCACTGAACGATCGGCGAAGAGCTTCTCCCTGAGGAGGCCCGACACCGACATGGGGGCCACCCTCAGGGAGGCGCCGTAGCGATCATGGCGTTCGTACCAGACCACGTCGTACTCGGAGCCGTTCGTGATGCGCTCCGCCACGTCGTGGATCGACTCCACGGAGGCGAGAGCCTGCTTGCGGACCGCGTCCTCGTCCTGGACCGACTTGTCCCGGGTCGAGCCGAGCGCGCTGATCACCGTGCGCGCGGCGTCCCGCAGGGCCATCAGCGCATAGCCGAGGTCCTCGGGGATCTCCTCCAGGCGGCCGGGCAGAGCAAGCTCCATCAGCCGCTCGAAGCCCTCCGAGGCGGTCTGAAGCTGGTCCGCCGCCTTCTCGTTGACCAGCTTCGCCGCGCGGCGCACGGCACGATTGACCTGCCCCGGAGTGAGCTCCCCCGTGGCCACACCGGTGACGCGGGAGACCAGCTCGTGGGCCTCGTCCACGATCAGCACTTCGTGCTGAGGCAGGACGGGGGCACCTTCGATGGCATCGATGGCGAGCAGCGCGTGGTTCGTGACGACGACCTCGGACAGCTTGGCGCGCTCGCGGGCCGCCTCGGCGAAGCACTCCGCCCCATAGGCGCACTTCGAAGCTCCCAGGCACTCCCTGGAGGAGACGGACACCTGGGACCAGGCCCGGTCGGAGACCCCGGGGGTCAGGTCGTCGCGGTCGCCCGTCTCTGTCTCGTCCGCCCAGTCCCGCATCCGCAGGAGGTCCTGGCCCAGCTTGCTGGTGGGGGCGGCCGCCTCGAACTGGTCGAAAAGGCCCTCCTCCTCGTCCTGCGGCATGCCTTCGTGGAGGCGGTGCAGGCAGAGATAGTTCGAACGCCCCTTGAGCATCGCGAACTGCGGACGGCGGCGCAGCAGCGGATGCAGCGCGTCCACGGTGCGCGGCAGATCGCGCTCCACGAGCTGGCGCTGCAGGGCGAGAGTGGCCGTCGCGATCACCACACGCTCGCCGTGGGCGAGGGCCGGCACCAGATAGCCGAGGGATTTACCGGTGCCGGTGCCGGCCTGGACCAGCAGGTGGGAGCCGTCGTCGATCGCCTCGGCGACGGTCTCGGCCATGGACACCTGGCCAGGGCGTTCCGTACCACCGACAGCGGCGACGGCGGCGTGCAGGAGCTCGGGGAGCGAGGGCTTCGTCATAGCGCGACCACCCTACGGTGCCCCACTGACAATCCGCCGATCAAGGTTGGTGGAGGGGGTTGCCCACGGTTCCGTGCACGGCGGCGTGCGGGCGCTGGGACCGGTCGCGGTATCCGTCGAGGTGCAGGCGGTTCCGGTTCAGGCAGAGCCGCTCGATACGGGGGGTGAGCAGGTCGAACATCTCGTACCGTTCCTTCAGCTCGGGGGCGCGTGCCTGGTGCCGCAGGATCTCGGACCGCACGAAGGACCAGAAGTCGGCTTCCGGAACACCCAGTTGTTCCTCGCAGAGGGGCGCGAGATAGCGGAAGACGCCCACGAAAAGACCCGAGTGGATGAACTGGGTGAGGAAAGCGGGCGGCTCTGTGAGCAGTACGTCACGCACGTCCCCGGGCATCGCGTCGTGCTCGGGCAGCGGTACCGCGCTCACGTTGACGTCGTCCACGAAATCCTTCACGGCGAGCCGGACGGGCACGTCATTACCGTCGAAAACAACGATGGCGTTCTCCCCGTGAGGGGAGAACACCGTTCCGTAGCGGTAGAGAAAGTGCAGCAAGGGCGGCAGCAGTGCGGCGAAGAGCCGCCGCAGCCAGGCCTCGGGCGCCAACCCCGAGCGCTCCACGAGCTCGGCGACGAAGGCCCGGCCGCCGGAGTCGGTATGC
The window above is part of the Streptomyces venezuelae genome. Proteins encoded here:
- the nrdR gene encoding transcriptional regulator NrdR, whose protein sequence is MHCPFCRHPDSRVVDSRTTDDGTSIRRRRQCPDCSRRFTTVETCSLMVVKRSGVTEPFSRTKVINGVRKACQGRPVTEDALALLGQRVEEAVRATGSAELTTHDVGLAILGPLQELDLVAYLRFASVYRAFDSLEDFEAAIGELREQRLEAEPRDAGGERVVNDCGPGGTVEVPVPATAAD
- the lexA gene encoding transcriptional repressor LexA — protein: MTTTADSATITAQDRSQSRLEPVHAMNDAATNQEGPKPTRSLPGRPPGIRADSSGLTDRQRRVIEVIRDSVQRRGYPPSMREIGQAVGLSSTSSVAHQLMALERKGFLRRDPHRPRAYEVRGSDQPSSQPTDTTGKPAASYVPLVGRIAAGGPILAEESVEDVFPLPRQLVGDGELFVLKVVGDSMIEAAICDGDWVTVRRQPVAENGDIVAAMLDGEATVKRFKREDGHVWLLPHNSAYQPIPGDEATILGKVVAVLRRV
- a CDS encoding ATP-dependent DNA helicase, with the protein product MTKPSLPELLHAAVAAVGGTERPGQVSMAETVAEAIDDGSHLLVQAGTGTGKSLGYLVPALAHGERVVIATATLALQRQLVERDLPRTVDALHPLLRRRPQFAMLKGRSNYLCLHRLHEGMPQDEEEGLFDQFEAAAPTSKLGQDLLRMRDWADETETGDRDDLTPGVSDRAWSQVSVSSRECLGASKCAYGAECFAEAARERAKLSEVVVTNHALLAIDAIEGAPVLPQHEVLIVDEAHELVSRVTGVATGELTPGQVNRAVRRAAKLVNEKAADQLQTASEGFERLMELALPGRLEEIPEDLGYALMALRDAARTVISALGSTRDKSVQDEDAVRKQALASVESIHDVAERITNGSEYDVVWYERHDRYGASLRVAPMSVSGLLREKLFADRSVVLTSATLKLGGDFNGVGASLGLAPEGTESDDAPVWKGLDVGSPFDYGKQGILYVAKHLARPGREGTRSDMLDELAELIEAAGGRTLGLFSSMRAAQGAAEELRGRLDMPILLQGEETLGELIKGFAADSKTCLFGTLSLWQGVDVPGTSCQLVIMDKIPFPRPDDPLMSARQKAVDDAGGNGFMAVAATHAALLMAQGAGRLVRASGDRGVVAVLDPRLATARYGSYLRASLPDFWYTTDRNQARRSLAAIDAAAKAAEAAEA